From a region of the Streptomyces venezuelae genome:
- a CDS encoding glycosyltransferase, which produces MLFTVPPLAGHVNPTVAVGAELAARGHEIAWTGPPSALARLLPAQARILPAGEELGPGGYAALHESWRDLRGVGALRFLWEEALVPLARAMVPGVARAVRAFGPDVLVADQQALAGPLVARRLGVPWVTSASTSAELTRPFADFPKVGEWVAGQISGLLAEFGAARDPGDRADWDPRFSERLVLVFSTPELVGREQDFPPRYAFVGPAFGARPPAPGFPWLRLDPARRRVLVSLGTLNQAAGARFYGAVLGAAERLAEDVQFVLAAPAALVGTVPGHVLLQESVPQLELLPHLDAVLCHAGHNTVCEALAHGLPLVVAPIRDDQPIVARQVALAGAGVRVRFGRTRAEELRDALTAVLDDPGPRRAARRIQASFAAAGGAAAAADRLEKLP; this is translated from the coding sequence GTGCTGTTCACCGTGCCGCCGCTGGCGGGGCACGTCAATCCGACCGTGGCCGTCGGCGCCGAACTGGCCGCCCGGGGACATGAGATCGCCTGGACGGGACCACCCTCGGCGCTGGCCCGGCTGCTGCCCGCGCAGGCCCGGATCCTGCCCGCCGGGGAGGAGCTCGGTCCCGGCGGGTACGCGGCGCTGCACGAGAGCTGGCGCGATCTGCGCGGGGTCGGCGCGCTGCGGTTCCTCTGGGAGGAGGCGCTGGTGCCGCTGGCCCGGGCGATGGTTCCGGGGGTCGCCCGGGCCGTCCGCGCCTTCGGGCCGGACGTGCTGGTCGCCGACCAGCAGGCCCTGGCCGGGCCGCTGGTGGCCCGGCGGCTCGGGGTCCCGTGGGTGACGTCGGCCAGCACCTCGGCCGAGCTGACCCGGCCCTTCGCGGACTTCCCGAAGGTCGGGGAGTGGGTGGCCGGGCAGATCTCCGGCCTGCTCGCGGAGTTCGGCGCGGCGCGGGATCCGGGTGACCGCGCGGACTGGGACCCGCGGTTCTCCGAGCGGCTGGTGCTGGTCTTCTCCACTCCCGAACTCGTGGGCCGCGAACAGGACTTCCCGCCCCGCTACGCCTTCGTGGGGCCCGCCTTCGGAGCCCGCCCGCCGGCCCCCGGATTTCCCTGGTTGCGGCTGGACCCGGCGCGGCGCAGGGTGCTGGTGTCGCTGGGCACCCTCAACCAGGCGGCCGGGGCCCGGTTCTACGGTGCGGTGCTGGGCGCCGCCGAACGGCTCGCCGAGGACGTCCAGTTCGTCCTGGCGGCGCCCGCCGCCCTGGTCGGGACCGTACCGGGCCACGTCCTGCTCCAGGAGAGCGTCCCGCAACTGGAGCTGCTGCCGCACCTGGACGCGGTGCTCTGCCACGCGGGCCACAACACCGTCTGCGAGGCCCTCGCCCACGGGCTGCCGCTGGTCGTCGCCCCGATCCGGGACGACCAGCCGATCGTGGCCCGGCAGGTGGCCCTGGCCGGAGCCGGCGTCCGGGTGCGGTTCGGCCGGACCCGGGCCGAGGAACTGCGCGACGCACTCACCGCCGTACTGGACGATCCCGGCCCGCGCCGGGCCGCCCGGCGGATCCAGGCCTCATTCGCCGCGGCGGGCGGGGCCGCCGCCGCGGCCGACCGGTTGGAGAAACTGCCATGA
- a CDS encoding dihydrofolate reductase family protein, whose protein sequence is MRKIVLMAGVSLDGYVEGPDRQIDWHCVDDELHQHMNDTLRPMGGFLSGRVTHELMADYWPTADADPANAGPVAEFAEIWRSMPKYVYSRTLRSAEWNTTVVRDVVPEEVAALKAAPGGDLTLSGADLASSFLRQDLVDAYRIYVHPVRIGRGTPLFPTLDYAPVTLRHTDTHTFGNGVVLLRYERP, encoded by the coding sequence ATGCGGAAGATCGTGCTGATGGCCGGGGTGTCGCTCGACGGGTACGTCGAGGGGCCGGACCGGCAGATCGACTGGCACTGCGTCGACGACGAGCTGCACCAGCACATGAACGACACCCTCCGCCCGATGGGCGGCTTCCTCAGCGGACGCGTCACGCACGAGCTGATGGCGGACTACTGGCCGACCGCCGACGCCGATCCCGCGAACGCCGGCCCGGTGGCCGAGTTCGCCGAGATCTGGCGGTCCATGCCCAAGTACGTGTACTCGCGCACCCTGCGGTCGGCCGAGTGGAACACCACGGTCGTGCGGGACGTCGTGCCCGAGGAGGTCGCCGCCCTCAAGGCGGCCCCGGGCGGCGACCTGACGCTGAGCGGGGCGGACCTCGCCTCCTCCTTCCTGCGCCAGGACCTCGTGGACGCGTACCGGATCTACGTGCACCCGGTGCGGATCGGGCGCGGCACGCCGCTCTTCCCCACCCTCGACTACGCTCCGGTGACCCTGCGGCACACGGACACCCACACCTTCGGCAACGGCGTCGTCCTGCTGCGCTACGAGCGCCCGTAG
- a CDS encoding SDR family oxidoreductase, with protein sequence MPETQRTLEGRVALVAGATRGAGRGIAVQLGARGATVYVSGRSTRGRRSEYDRPETIEETAELVTAAGGRGIPVVADHLVPAQVEALVGRIDAEQGRLDVLVNDVWGGELLFEWDSTVWEHDLDKGLRLLRLAVETHAVTSHFAVPLLLREPGGLVVEMTDGTAEYNAANYRVSFFYDIAKSSVLRMAFALGHELGPRGATAVALTPGWLRSEMMLDNFGVTEANWRDALTRVPHFGISETPSYVGRAVAALAADPEVARWNGASVSSGQLAQVYGFTDLDGSRPDCWRYMVEVQDPGRPADTTGYR encoded by the coding sequence ATGCCGGAAACACAGCGAACACTTGAGGGCAGGGTGGCCCTGGTGGCCGGGGCGACGCGGGGCGCGGGCCGGGGCATCGCGGTCCAGCTGGGTGCGCGGGGGGCGACCGTGTACGTGTCGGGGCGCAGCACCCGGGGCAGGCGCTCGGAGTACGACCGGCCCGAGACCATCGAGGAGACGGCCGAGCTGGTCACCGCGGCGGGCGGGCGGGGGATCCCGGTGGTGGCCGACCATCTGGTGCCGGCGCAGGTCGAGGCCCTGGTCGGCCGGATCGACGCGGAGCAGGGCCGTCTGGACGTCCTGGTCAACGACGTCTGGGGCGGGGAGCTGCTCTTCGAGTGGGACAGCACGGTCTGGGAGCACGACCTGGACAAGGGGCTGCGGCTGCTGCGGCTGGCCGTGGAGACCCACGCCGTCACCAGCCATTTCGCGGTGCCGTTGCTGCTGCGCGAGCCGGGCGGGCTGGTGGTGGAGATGACGGACGGCACCGCCGAGTACAACGCGGCCAACTACCGGGTGTCGTTCTTCTACGACATCGCCAAGTCCTCGGTGCTGCGGATGGCGTTCGCGCTGGGGCACGAGCTGGGGCCGCGCGGGGCCACGGCGGTGGCGCTGACCCCGGGCTGGCTGCGGTCGGAGATGATGCTGGACAACTTCGGCGTGACGGAGGCGAACTGGCGGGACGCCCTCACGAGGGTCCCGCACTTCGGCATCTCCGAGACCCCGTCGTACGTGGGCCGGGCGGTCGCGGCCCTCGCCGCGGACCCGGAGGTGGCGCGCTGGAACGGGGCGTCCGTCTCCAGCGGGCAGCTCGCGCAGGTCTACGGCTTCACGGACCTGGACGGCAGCCGGCCGGACTGCTGGCGCTACATGGTCGAGGTCCAGGACCCGGGCCGCCCCGCGGACACCACGGGCTACCGCTAG
- a CDS encoding enoyl-CoA hydratase/isomerase family protein: MTAHGTPRHRPAAGAARAAVILAGVKTEDAQTADANTVLFHTDGRTGVVTLNRPKALNALTHPMVIRIDEALARWADDPAVDQVLIRGAGERGLCAGGDIRAIHDDAKAGNTASADFWRDEYRLNARIARYPKPYVALMDGITMGGGVGVSAHGSVRIVTERSRVAMPETGIGFVPDVGGTYLLGRAPGELGTHLALTGTAVGAADALLCGLADHFVPADRLPELTAALAGAPAHEVLPRYAAAPAPGELAARRGWIDHCYAAGTVEEIVERLLGQGEPAAKEAAETILAKSPTALKVTLAALRRAAELGPLEEVLAQEFRVSCNGLSAPDLVEGIRAQVVDKDRAPRWSPATLAEVAGADVERFFTPLGQDRELRLPPREDLSRG, translated from the coding sequence ATGACGGCCCACGGTACGCCCCGCCACCGCCCGGCGGCGGGCGCGGCGCGGGCCGCGGTGATACTGGCCGGTGTGAAGACCGAAGACGCGCAGACCGCGGACGCGAACACCGTGCTGTTCCACACCGACGGCCGGACCGGGGTGGTCACCCTCAACCGCCCCAAGGCCCTCAACGCCCTCACCCACCCCATGGTGATCCGCATCGACGAGGCGCTCGCCAGGTGGGCGGACGACCCCGCCGTCGACCAGGTCCTGATCCGCGGCGCCGGGGAGCGCGGCCTGTGCGCGGGCGGGGACATCCGCGCCATCCACGACGACGCCAAGGCCGGGAACACCGCCTCGGCGGACTTCTGGCGGGACGAGTACCGGCTCAACGCCCGCATCGCCCGCTACCCCAAGCCGTACGTCGCCCTCATGGACGGCATCACCATGGGCGGCGGCGTCGGCGTCTCCGCGCACGGCTCGGTCCGGATCGTCACCGAGCGCTCCCGCGTCGCCATGCCCGAGACCGGCATCGGCTTCGTCCCCGACGTCGGCGGCACCTACCTGCTCGGCCGCGCGCCCGGCGAACTCGGCACCCACCTGGCCCTCACCGGCACGGCGGTCGGCGCCGCCGACGCCCTGCTGTGCGGGCTCGCCGACCACTTCGTGCCGGCCGACCGGCTCCCGGAGCTGACCGCCGCCCTGGCCGGGGCCCCCGCCCACGAGGTGCTCCCGCGGTATGCCGCGGCCCCCGCGCCCGGTGAACTCGCCGCCCGGCGGGGCTGGATCGACCACTGCTACGCGGCCGGCACGGTCGAGGAGATCGTGGAGCGGCTGCTCGGCCAGGGCGAGCCCGCCGCCAAGGAGGCCGCCGAGACGATCCTGGCCAAGTCCCCGACCGCCCTCAAGGTCACCCTCGCCGCGCTGCGCCGGGCCGCGGAGCTCGGCCCGCTGGAGGAGGTCCTGGCCCAGGAGTTCCGGGTCTCGTGCAACGGGCTGAGCGCGCCCGACCTGGTCGAGGGCATCCGGGCGCAGGTCGTCGACAAGGACCGCGCACCGCGCTGGTCCCCGGCGACCCTGGCGGAGGTGGCCGGCGCGGACGTGGAGCGCTTCTTCACCCCGCTGGGGCAGGACCGTGAGCTGCGCCTGCCGCCGCGGGAGGACCTCAGCCGGGGCTGA
- a CDS encoding DUF6434 domain-containing protein yields MSTNTGESRPALTPALTGTELLRWYWTLAELSALAREIGLPAGGGKAAVTARLAAALDGRPAPAAPAAPTPRRAGRQLSDPVTGATVIPPGQRCSQVLRAYFVREIGPGFHFDAFMRDYVAQHAGHTLAEAVAHWHATRARAAGPQEVGAQFEFNRFLRAWHAEHPDGARAEALAAWRAHRSRPRD; encoded by the coding sequence GTGAGTACGAATACGGGGGAGTCCCGGCCCGCCCTGACGCCCGCGTTGACCGGGACCGAGCTGCTGCGCTGGTATTGGACCCTGGCCGAACTGAGTGCGCTCGCAAGGGAGATCGGCCTCCCGGCAGGCGGTGGCAAGGCGGCCGTCACCGCGCGGCTCGCCGCCGCCCTCGACGGACGTCCCGCGCCCGCCGCCCCGGCGGCCCCCACACCCCGGCGCGCCGGGCGCCAGCTCTCGGACCCCGTCACCGGCGCGACCGTGATCCCACCGGGCCAGCGCTGTAGTCAGGTGCTGCGCGCGTACTTCGTCCGCGAGATCGGACCCGGCTTCCACTTCGACGCCTTCATGCGGGACTACGTCGCCCAACACGCGGGGCACACCCTCGCCGAGGCCGTCGCGCACTGGCACGCGACCCGCGCCCGGGCGGCCGGACCCCAGGAGGTGGGCGCGCAGTTTGAGTTCAACCGGTTCCTGCGCGCCTGGCACGCCGAGCACCCGGACGGGGCCCGCGCCGAGGCCCTGGCCGCGTGGCGGGCCCACCGGTCCCGCCCCCGGGACTGA
- a CDS encoding class I SAM-dependent methyltransferase, producing MTPPPLSRVPWTSVLLLAALGAGTVRARRRLRAIPVLPVTPPAVAAGGPRAAGWRLLTARGVEPDAATFLAACGYAEAEGLRVLDLLPADLPAERALGLLRLVDPARYRQDRLAAGRGAGFAVLVTEEVLARAGVDPAGPRPEPAELLALTRRLKEYAADATGLAIAPGLGCGGAGEPGGPARAAELRAQGLPPGALAAAQLGGLALLAGVAVRQGRWGAAAAGLYWLQPYLVLGGPGSALRPAGLGRATAARPVRSLGAGLRTAAAAGRSSPADGAEEAARAAAYRADLAAGVDRFLEPRRADCPWCGSDRLTVQVRVPDLLQGKPGRFTLERCGECRHVFQNPRLTLEGLEFYYRDFYDGRGGEGTGVVFGTQGAAYRGRAEMLLPHADPASWLDVGTGHGHFCNAAREVWPRTRFDGLDMGDGVREAERRGWVETGYLGQFPEFAPKLAGQYEVVSMYHYLEHTREPLAELDAAATVLAPGGFLAIELPDPQSRMARLVGPFWLPWFQPQHQHLMPAANLREALADRGFTVVAEEHGPAHQGNDFFGAVALAATRLSPDPDRPWGPGPTPRARLLAHAVRVAALPCFAAAAALDTVRAAVARRTDGGNAYRMLARKDTP from the coding sequence ATGACGCCACCCCCGCTCTCCCGGGTCCCCTGGACCTCCGTCCTGTTACTGGCCGCCCTCGGCGCCGGCACCGTACGTGCCCGGCGCCGGCTGCGGGCGATCCCGGTGCTGCCGGTGACCCCGCCCGCGGTGGCGGCCGGGGGGCCGCGCGCCGCCGGGTGGCGGCTGCTCACCGCCCGGGGCGTCGAGCCGGATGCGGCCACCTTCCTCGCCGCCTGCGGGTACGCGGAGGCGGAGGGCCTGCGGGTGCTGGACCTGCTGCCCGCGGACCTGCCCGCCGAGCGGGCGCTGGGGCTGCTGCGCCTGGTCGACCCCGCCCGGTACCGGCAGGACCGGCTCGCCGCGGGCCGCGGGGCCGGGTTCGCCGTGCTCGTCACCGAGGAGGTGCTGGCCCGGGCCGGGGTGGATCCGGCCGGCCCGCGCCCGGAACCGGCGGAACTGCTGGCACTGACCCGCCGGTTGAAGGAGTACGCCGCCGACGCCACGGGACTGGCCATCGCCCCCGGGCTCGGCTGTGGCGGGGCCGGGGAGCCCGGAGGTCCGGCGCGGGCCGCCGAGCTGCGGGCCCAGGGGCTGCCGCCGGGGGCGCTGGCCGCCGCGCAGCTCGGCGGTCTGGCGCTGCTGGCGGGGGTCGCCGTGCGGCAGGGCCGGTGGGGCGCGGCCGCGGCCGGGCTGTACTGGCTCCAGCCGTACCTGGTCCTCGGCGGGCCGGGATCCGCGCTGCGCCCCGCCGGTCTGGGCCGGGCCACGGCGGCCCGGCCGGTCCGCTCCCTCGGCGCGGGCCTGCGTACGGCCGCGGCCGCCGGCCGGAGCTCCCCCGCGGACGGGGCGGAGGAGGCCGCGCGGGCGGCCGCGTACCGGGCGGATCTGGCGGCGGGCGTCGACCGGTTCCTCGAACCGCGCCGCGCGGACTGCCCGTGGTGCGGGTCCGACCGGCTCACCGTCCAGGTCCGGGTGCCGGACCTGCTCCAGGGCAAGCCGGGCCGGTTCACGCTGGAGCGGTGCGGGGAGTGCCGGCACGTCTTCCAGAATCCCCGACTGACCCTGGAAGGGCTGGAGTTCTACTACCGGGACTTCTACGACGGGCGCGGCGGCGAGGGCACCGGCGTCGTCTTCGGCACGCAGGGCGCCGCCTACCGGGGGCGCGCCGAGATGCTGCTCCCGCACGCCGACCCGGCGTCCTGGCTCGACGTCGGCACCGGTCACGGACACTTCTGCAACGCGGCGCGCGAGGTCTGGCCGCGGACCCGGTTCGACGGGCTCGACATGGGCGACGGGGTGCGCGAGGCGGAGCGGCGCGGCTGGGTGGAGACCGGATACCTGGGCCAGTTCCCGGAGTTCGCCCCGAAACTGGCGGGCCAGTACGAGGTGGTCAGCATGTACCACTACCTGGAGCACACGCGGGAGCCGCTCGCCGAGCTGGACGCGGCGGCCACCGTCCTCGCCCCCGGCGGGTTCCTGGCCATCGAACTGCCCGATCCGCAGTCGCGGATGGCGCGGCTCGTCGGGCCGTTCTGGCTGCCCTGGTTCCAGCCCCAGCACCAGCACCTGATGCCCGCGGCCAATCTGCGCGAGGCGCTGGCCGACCGGGGGTTCACCGTGGTCGCCGAGGAGCACGGACCGGCCCACCAGGGCAACGACTTCTTCGGCGCGGTGGCCCTCGCGGCGACGCGGCTGTCCCCGGATCCGGACCGGCCGTGGGGCCCGGGGCCGACGCCGCGCGCCCGGCTGCTCGCCCACGCCGTACGGGTGGCCGCACTGCCGTGCTTCGCCGCCGCGGCGGCGCTCGACACGGTGCGCGCGGCGGTGGCCCGGCGGACGGACGGCGGGAACGCCTACCGGATGCTGGCCCGCAAGGACACGCCGTGA
- a CDS encoding TetR/AcrR family transcriptional regulator, translated as MSADAPQIRPPARATAALASDWAHPRRKERQPALSRAQIVAAAVRLLDAEGIGALSMRRLGTGMGAAATSLYRHVASKGELIELVVDEVCGELEVPGAASAAEWREAVSRGSHSLRAMALRHPWVASLLGRPGPARLGPNLTHMSERMLALLRTAGFPADEAGLAVNAVVSYVVGASTGEAASLPLPAAGGQREQGRPARGRPLPAEEHSARQRRDPRKLREENFDYGLQRILDGLEARLSPG; from the coding sequence ATGTCAGCAGACGCGCCGCAGATCCGTCCTCCCGCGCGAGCCACTGCCGCCCTCGCCTCCGACTGGGCGCACCCACGCCGCAAGGAGCGGCAGCCGGCGCTCAGCCGGGCCCAGATCGTGGCGGCGGCCGTGCGGCTGCTCGATGCCGAGGGCATCGGGGCGCTGAGCATGCGCCGCCTCGGCACCGGTATGGGCGCCGCCGCCACCTCCCTGTACCGGCACGTGGCCAGCAAGGGCGAGCTGATCGAGCTGGTGGTGGACGAGGTCTGCGGCGAGCTGGAGGTACCCGGCGCAGCGAGTGCGGCCGAGTGGCGCGAAGCCGTCTCCCGCGGCAGCCACAGCCTGCGCGCGATGGCCCTGCGCCACCCCTGGGTGGCCTCGTTGCTCGGCCGGCCGGGGCCGGCGCGCCTCGGCCCGAACCTGACGCACATGTCGGAGCGGATGCTGGCACTGCTGCGGACGGCCGGGTTCCCGGCGGACGAGGCGGGCCTCGCCGTGAACGCGGTCGTCTCCTACGTGGTCGGCGCCTCGACCGGCGAGGCCGCCTCCCTCCCGCTGCCCGCCGCTGGCGGGCAGCGGGAGCAGGGACGACCGGCGCGCGGGCGCCCGTTGCCTGCCGAGGAGCACTCGGCGAGGCAGCGCCGGGACCCCCGGAAGCTGCGCGAGGAGAACTTCGACTACGGGCTCCAGCGGATCCTGGACGGGCTGGAGGCCCGGCTCAGCCCCGGCTGA
- a CDS encoding galactokinase, which produces MTGADPVGVVVTSGARGATGAEPGPAPDRALAADRAGGDLARRATADPLYRLVAYALEAAHGRTPAAVWSAPYAFHLGSPGLVAAAGWPTAAAAAPRTDGLVRLSSLAHPADGCDLPLTLSGPPPAAPAWAVRPYAVLRALARAGYGRGGTDLHVQGSLTGAAGLATAEPAECAVALAVADVHTAAGQQPDRERLAGLLAGALPDGDDGLRRAVLFARPGRALLLGAEPRRRRRYVAFDPAASGARLVLVAVRGEAADRPRELARAVAGARRAGALSAWPPVQARTPGRSALVLLPEARLAAVRAAVAEDFRDRGRPVPRFLNIAVAGAARREE; this is translated from the coding sequence GTGACGGGCGCGGATCCCGTCGGCGTCGTGGTGACGTCCGGGGCCCGCGGTGCCACTGGGGCCGAGCCCGGGCCCGCACCCGACCGCGCCCTCGCCGCCGACCGTGCCGGAGGAGACCTCGCCCGCCGGGCGACGGCCGATCCGCTGTACCGTCTCGTCGCCTACGCCCTGGAGGCCGCGCACGGGCGGACCCCGGCCGCCGTGTGGAGCGCCCCGTACGCCTTCCACCTGGGCTCCCCCGGGCTGGTCGCGGCGGCCGGCTGGCCCACGGCGGCGGCCGCGGCTCCGCGCACGGACGGGCTGGTGCGGCTCAGCTCCCTCGCTCATCCCGCGGACGGCTGCGATCTGCCGCTGACCCTGTCGGGTCCGCCTCCGGCCGCGCCCGCCTGGGCGGTCCGGCCGTACGCCGTGCTCCGGGCGCTGGCCCGGGCCGGATACGGCCGCGGGGGGACCGACCTGCACGTCCAGGGCTCGCTCACGGGCGCCGCCGGGCTGGCCACGGCGGAGCCCGCGGAGTGCGCGGTGGCGCTCGCGGTGGCCGACGTACACACGGCGGCGGGTCAGCAGCCGGACCGCGAGCGGCTGGCCGGGCTGCTGGCCGGGGCGCTCCCGGACGGCGACGACGGACTGCGCCGGGCGGTGCTCTTCGCCCGGCCGGGCAGGGCCCTGCTGCTGGGCGCGGAGCCCCGGCGGCGCCGGCGTTACGTCGCCTTCGACCCGGCGGCCTCGGGAGCGCGGCTGGTGCTGGTCGCCGTCCGCGGGGAGGCCGCGGACCGGCCACGGGAGCTGGCGCGGGCCGTGGCCGGCGCCCGCCGGGCCGGGGCGCTGAGTGCCTGGCCGCCGGTACAGGCGCGGACGCCCGGGCGGAGCGCGCTGGTGCTGCTGCCCGAGGCGCGGCTGGCGGCGGTACGGGCCGCGGTGGCGGAGGACTTCCGCGACCGGGGGCGGCCCGTACCGCGGTTCCTGAACATCGCCGTGGCCGGTGCGGCCCGGCGCGAGGAATGA
- a CDS encoding alkaline phosphatase family protein — MPTLRPTPTARARRGARWPALVAGIGALGLLGAFTVANSQAAVPGSAAAPAATAAALPAYDHVVVVVYENKQYGEIIGSANAPYINQLANGGASLTGMKALTHPSQPNYFNLFSGATQGITGDGCYTPQSMTAPNLGQELIAAGRTFATYNEDLPSEGSTACTNGQYAQKHNPWFAFRNVPLNTGKTWAQFPRNDFAALPGLSFVVPNQCNDMHSCPVGTGDTWTRNNLDAYAQWAKANNSLLVLTWDEDNYLGSNQIATVFYGAKVKTGRYATAFNHHHLLRTFEDLFGTATHAGNAANVQPITEVFDTSTDPTPTPTPTPTPTPTPTPTPTPTAGGLQLANPGPQSCKFNQSCTVQLSATGGRPPVRYAATGLPWGLTVDAGSGRISGKPWGSGTVQVTATATDSTGTTVTTAFPLTVNWF, encoded by the coding sequence ATGCCCACCCTTCGACCCACCCCGACGGCGCGCGCGAGACGCGGGGCCCGATGGCCGGCGCTCGTGGCCGGGATCGGCGCGCTCGGCCTGCTGGGCGCCTTCACCGTGGCCAACTCCCAGGCCGCCGTGCCCGGTTCCGCCGCCGCGCCGGCCGCCACGGCGGCGGCCCTGCCGGCGTACGACCACGTGGTGGTCGTGGTGTACGAGAACAAGCAGTACGGGGAGATCATCGGCAGCGCGAACGCCCCGTACATCAACCAGCTGGCGAACGGCGGCGCGAGCCTGACCGGAATGAAGGCGCTGACCCACCCCAGCCAGCCGAACTACTTCAACCTCTTCTCCGGCGCCACCCAGGGCATCACGGGCGACGGCTGCTACACCCCGCAGTCGATGACGGCGCCGAACCTCGGCCAGGAGCTGATCGCCGCCGGCAGGACCTTCGCGACGTACAACGAGGACCTGCCGAGCGAGGGGTCCACGGCCTGCACGAACGGCCAGTACGCGCAGAAGCACAACCCGTGGTTCGCCTTCAGGAACGTGCCGCTGAACACGGGCAAGACGTGGGCGCAGTTCCCCCGGAACGACTTCGCGGCGCTGCCGGGCCTGTCCTTCGTGGTCCCCAACCAGTGCAACGACATGCACTCGTGCCCGGTCGGCACGGGTGACACCTGGACCAGGAACAACCTCGACGCCTACGCGCAGTGGGCGAAGGCCAACAACAGCCTGCTGGTCCTGACCTGGGACGAGGACAACTACCTGGGCTCGAACCAGATCGCCACCGTGTTCTACGGGGCGAAGGTCAAGACGGGCAGGTACGCCACGGCCTTCAACCACCACCATCTGCTGAGGACCTTCGAGGACCTGTTCGGCACGGCGACGCACGCGGGCAACGCCGCCAACGTCCAGCCGATCACGGAGGTCTTCGACACCTCCACGGACCCGACGCCCACCCCGACTCCCACACCCACACCCACGCCCACCCCGACGCCCACGCCCACTCCGACCGCGGGCGGTCTGCAGCTGGCCAACCCCGGCCCCCAGAGCTGCAAGTTCAACCAGTCCTGCACCGTCCAGCTCAGCGCCACCGGCGGCAGACCTCCGGTCCGGTACGCGGCCACCGGGCTGCCCTGGGGCCTGACCGTCGACGCCGGCTCCGGCCGGATCAGCGGCAAACCCTGGGGCAGCGGCACGGTCCAGGTCACCGCGACCGCCACCGACTCCACGGGCACCACCGTCACCACCGCGTTCCCGCTCACCGTCAACTGGTTCTAG
- a CDS encoding MFS transporter has translation MYLSTSRASDIAGATPAPKGPLRAVPGTVFALGLVSLVTDVSAEMVTAVLPLYLMAGLGMSPLAFGALDGLHQGATAVLRLAGGRIADRTRRHKLVAGAGYALSAACKAALLAVATPWSVAAVLAADRTGKGLRTAPRDALISLSVPPGEQGRAFGVHRALDTAGALLGPLAAFGVLWVAVDGYEAVFTVSCCVAVLGVVLLALFVREAPAGPPAPARSRPPQPPVRTLVRLPGLRGLCLTAAVLGLFTVGDAFLYLLLQRRLGLSAAYFPLLPVGTAAVFLLAALPVGRLADRLGRRRVFLGGHVLLLGACLLLMAPVPAGALLVAGVLVPLGLFYAATDGVLMAAAGPLLPAELRTTGLAVLQTAQALARFAGSLLFGAAWTLWGPGPALALAAAGLLLSLAAVAVVGSGHAGNTANT, from the coding sequence GTGTACCTGTCGACCAGCCGGGCCTCGGACATCGCCGGGGCCACCCCGGCCCCGAAGGGCCCGCTGCGGGCCGTCCCCGGCACGGTGTTCGCGCTCGGGCTGGTCAGCCTGGTCACGGACGTCTCCGCGGAAATGGTCACCGCGGTCCTGCCGTTGTACCTGATGGCCGGACTCGGCATGTCCCCGCTCGCGTTCGGCGCCCTGGACGGCCTGCACCAGGGCGCCACCGCGGTGCTCCGCCTCGCGGGCGGGCGGATCGCCGACCGCACCCGGCGCCACAAGCTCGTCGCGGGCGCCGGCTACGCGCTCTCCGCCGCCTGCAAGGCGGCCCTGCTCGCCGTCGCCACCCCCTGGTCGGTGGCGGCGGTGCTCGCCGCCGACCGCACCGGCAAGGGCCTGCGCACCGCCCCGCGCGACGCACTGATCTCGCTGTCCGTTCCGCCCGGGGAGCAGGGCCGCGCCTTCGGGGTGCACCGCGCACTGGACACGGCGGGTGCCCTGCTGGGGCCGCTGGCCGCGTTCGGGGTGCTGTGGGTCGCGGTGGACGGGTACGAGGCCGTGTTCACCGTGAGCTGCTGCGTCGCCGTCCTCGGTGTGGTGCTGCTCGCCCTCTTCGTCCGGGAGGCCCCGGCGGGACCTCCCGCGCCGGCCCGGAGCCGTCCCCCGCAGCCCCCGGTCCGCACCCTGGTGCGCCTTCCCGGCCTGCGGGGGCTCTGCCTGACCGCCGCCGTCCTCGGCCTGTTCACCGTCGGCGACGCCTTCCTCTACCTGCTGCTCCAGCGCCGGCTCGGCCTGTCGGCCGCGTACTTCCCGCTGCTGCCCGTCGGCACGGCGGCCGTGTTCCTGCTGGCCGCGCTGCCCGTGGGCCGGCTCGCCGACCGGCTGGGCCGGCGCCGGGTCTTCCTCGGCGGGCACGTGCTGCTGCTCGGCGCCTGCCTGCTGCTCATGGCCCCGGTACCGGCCGGGGCGCTGCTGGTGGCCGGTGTGCTCGTACCGCTGGGGCTGTTCTACGCGGCCACCGACGGGGTGCTGATGGCCGCGGCCGGGCCGCTGCTGCCCGCCGAGCTGCGCACGACCGGGCTCGCGGTACTCCAGACGGCCCAGGCACTGGCCCGGTTCGCGGGCTCCCTGCTGTTCGGCGCGGCCTGGACCCTGTGGGGGCCGGGCCCGGCGCTGGCTCTGGCGGCGGCCGGGCTGTTGCTCTCTCTGGCGGCGGTCGCCGTCGTAGGGTCGGGACATGCCGGAAACACAGCGAACACTTGA